One part of the Sporocytophaga myxococcoides DSM 11118 genome encodes these proteins:
- a CDS encoding AAA family ATPase has translation MEAQKSEVALADEFFDTSKKLKAEISKVIIGQEDVVNLVLTAIFCQGHCLLVGVPGLAKTLLINTIASVLDLNFKRIQFTPDLMPSDIVGSETLDNNRNFKFVKGPIFANIILADEINRTPPKTQSALLESMQEFSVTVSGNIYNLEKPFFVLATQNPIEQEGTYPLPEAQLDRFMFNLFLDYPSYQSELSIVKNTTTAHRPIANKILDRNQILAYQELVRKVPVPDNVIEYAVKLVHKTRSKSEHAPEISKKYLEWGAGPRASQYLVIAAKCNALMNKKYSPDIEDVKAVALSVLRHRIVRNFKAEADGVSVDDIISKLL, from the coding sequence ATGGAAGCGCAAAAATCTGAAGTGGCTCTGGCAGATGAATTTTTTGACACGAGTAAAAAGCTTAAAGCTGAAATCTCTAAAGTAATTATAGGTCAGGAGGATGTTGTAAATCTTGTTCTCACAGCAATTTTTTGTCAGGGACACTGTCTGCTAGTAGGTGTGCCAGGACTCGCAAAGACTTTGCTTATCAATACCATTGCTTCGGTATTAGACCTGAATTTTAAACGTATTCAGTTTACTCCCGATCTGATGCCGTCTGATATTGTGGGCTCTGAAACCCTTGACAATAATAGAAATTTTAAGTTTGTAAAAGGACCTATTTTTGCCAACATCATCCTGGCAGATGAAATAAACCGTACTCCTCCTAAAACTCAGTCAGCATTGCTTGAGTCTATGCAGGAGTTCTCTGTAACAGTTTCAGGTAATATTTATAATCTGGAGAAACCGTTTTTCGTGCTTGCCACGCAAAACCCGATAGAGCAGGAGGGAACTTATCCTCTGCCTGAAGCGCAGCTGGACAGGTTTATGTTTAACCTGTTTCTGGATTATCCTTCTTATCAGTCAGAGCTTTCAATTGTTAAGAATACAACAACAGCTCATCGTCCGATTGCTAATAAGATTCTGGATAGAAATCAAATTTTAGCTTATCAGGAGCTTGTAAGAAAAGTGCCTGTACCTGATAACGTGATAGAATATGCTGTAAAACTGGTTCACAAGACAAGATCAAAAAGCGAGCATGCACCTGAGATAAGCAAAAAATATCTTGAGTGGGGAGCAGGTCCAAGAGCATCTCAATATCTTGTAATTGCGGCTAAATGTAATGCTCTGATGAATAAAAAATATTCTCCGGACATAGAAGATGTTAAAGCTGTCGCCCTATCTGTTCTGAGACATAGGATAGTCAGAAACTTTAAAGCAGAAGCCGACGGAGTTTCGGTTGACGATATTATCTCTAAGTTATTGTAA
- a CDS encoding peptidylprolyl isomerase: MKSKSSNTIKLLVFFTFILLTLTSEYSAAQVLDKIIVKVDNEIIMKSELEMNYLQVLANQENVNDATKLKCQVLETLIINKLLVAKAEIDSVTVEKAQVDEQLDRRMAYFISQIGSEEKLVAMYNKSIEDLKKELRAQVKEQLIIQKMQDNITKDLKVTPGEVKKFFNEIPKDSLPYFSTEAEVGQIVVIPKISKEKKNETKEQLERIKAKLQEGGDFCKMAEIFSEDPGSAKNCGELGFFKRGELVPEYEGAALKLKAGELSGIVESEYGFHLIQMIARRGNEFNSRHILIKPTSSSQDMNTSINFLDSLRTAILNDSISFEKAAKKFSEDKGTNSSGGLFIDQETGSTHIPMEKLDPVVFFLIDTMKAGTITQPIPFKMEDGTEAVKIVYYKSKTPPHQANLTDDYQKIQKATLAEKKNNAVNKWFDKNKGEVFIDIDEEFKDCELMITQ; this comes from the coding sequence ATGAAATCAAAATCAAGTAACACTATAAAACTTTTAGTATTTTTTACTTTTATACTTTTAACTCTGACATCTGAATACAGTGCCGCTCAGGTACTGGATAAAATAATAGTAAAAGTTGATAATGAAATTATCATGAAATCCGAGCTTGAGATGAATTATCTTCAGGTTTTGGCTAATCAGGAAAATGTAAACGATGCTACAAAGCTTAAGTGTCAGGTATTAGAAACTCTGATCATTAATAAACTGCTGGTTGCGAAAGCTGAGATAGATTCTGTTACAGTTGAAAAGGCTCAGGTTGATGAACAACTTGACAGAAGAATGGCATACTTTATCAGTCAGATCGGATCTGAGGAAAAGCTTGTTGCAATGTATAACAAAAGCATTGAAGATTTGAAAAAGGAACTGCGTGCTCAGGTAAAAGAACAGCTGATTATTCAGAAGATGCAGGATAACATCACCAAAGATTTAAAAGTTACTCCGGGTGAAGTGAAAAAGTTCTTTAATGAAATACCAAAAGATAGTTTGCCTTATTTTTCAACTGAAGCGGAAGTTGGTCAGATTGTAGTGATCCCCAAAATAAGTAAAGAGAAAAAGAATGAGACCAAAGAGCAATTAGAGCGGATCAAAGCCAAACTTCAGGAAGGTGGAGACTTCTGTAAGATGGCTGAAATTTTCTCTGAAGATCCAGGATCTGCTAAAAACTGCGGAGAGTTAGGTTTCTTTAAAAGAGGAGAGCTGGTTCCTGAGTACGAAGGAGCTGCTCTGAAACTTAAGGCAGGAGAGCTTTCAGGAATTGTTGAATCTGAATATGGATTTCACCTTATTCAAATGATTGCAAGAAGGGGAAATGAATTTAATTCAAGACATATTCTTATCAAGCCTACTTCGTCTTCTCAGGATATGAATACGTCAATAAACTTTCTTGATAGCCTAAGGACTGCAATCTTAAACGATAGCATTAGCTTTGAAAAAGCCGCAAAGAAATTCTCCGAAGATAAAGGTACCAACTCATCAGGAGGGCTCTTTATTGATCAGGAAACCGGAAGTACCCACATTCCAATGGAAAAACTTGATCCTGTGGTTTTCTTCCTTATTGATACCATGAAGGCTGGGACAATTACACAGCCTATTCCATTTAAAATGGAAGACGGAACAGAAGCTGTGAAAATAGTTTATTATAAGAGCAAAACACCTCCTCATCAGGCAAATCTTACTGACGATTATCAGAAAATCCAGAAAGCAACTCTTGCGGAGAAAAAAAATAATGCCGTCAATAAATGGTTTGATAAAAATAAAGGAGAAGTATTTATTGATATTGATGAAGAGTTTAAGGACTGTGAATTGATGATAACCCAGTAA
- a CDS encoding peptidylprolyl isomerase, whose amino-acid sequence MKKSFVAFLSAALIVSGCKTSEKTSKTATDPSVAVIGGQPVNENEFVYVYNKNNSSSPDAYTEKSIKEYLDLYINFKLKVKEAESLGIDTTTSFKKELEGYRKQLAQPYLTEKGVTEQLIKEAYERMKEEVRASHILINVNPDADPKDTLAAFNKINEIRQKALGGESFEKLAKQYSQDPSAKTNGGDLGYFTALQMVYPFEDAAYKTPVGQISQPVKTRFGYHIIQVKDKRKSQGQVRVAHIMVRATTGTAEADSLAAKQKIDEIYAKVQKGEDWNQLTNQFSDDVNSKSKGGELPWFSTGRMIPSFEDAAFKLAEVNQVSKPVQTPYGWHVIKLLEKKGLEPFEELEPTLKAKVSKDSRSELNKTRLIERLKRENNFTENAKSLEVAISKTDSTLLDGKWNFTPDTKNNPVLFNVGKQNYTVNDFLTFVKEKQRPRKNTSTAQYVKVLYKEYADQQLLGYEESHLADKYVDYKMLVKEYRDGILLFQLMDEKVWSKAIEDTTGLKGYFNQNRDKFKWDRRADAVIFNVKDKATLDKLKAELAKGKFEVKDQKLSAINYKANTSDIEESYKKDLDKVVSQLQKDKHLVLELSASAEAKEPATLSLMRGASVYNYIKSKGVDSTRIIIKDLGKGTPKKTEAEKNADRKVGLVVYSTSKKSLENTFNQNAPLTLQVTEGKFQKGDNEVLNSIEWKEGTSQIEKDGRIYFIKINKVEEPRAKTFEESRGLAISDYQTYLEQEWIKDMKKKYPVSINEPEIQKLVKTKN is encoded by the coding sequence ATGAAAAAAAGTTTTGTAGCATTTCTTTCAGCTGCCCTGATCGTATCAGGTTGTAAAACTTCCGAAAAAACTTCAAAAACTGCCACAGATCCATCTGTAGCTGTTATCGGTGGCCAGCCGGTAAATGAAAATGAATTTGTTTATGTCTATAACAAAAACAATTCAAGCTCTCCTGATGCCTATACTGAAAAAAGCATCAAAGAGTATTTGGACCTTTATATCAATTTTAAATTGAAGGTCAAAGAGGCTGAATCTCTTGGGATAGACACAACTACTTCTTTCAAAAAGGAACTGGAAGGTTACAGAAAACAACTTGCTCAACCGTATCTTACTGAAAAAGGTGTAACAGAGCAACTAATTAAAGAGGCTTATGAAAGAATGAAAGAGGAGGTAAGGGCTTCTCACATTCTGATTAATGTTAATCCTGATGCTGATCCTAAAGATACACTGGCTGCATTTAATAAGATAAATGAAATCAGACAAAAGGCTCTTGGTGGAGAAAGCTTTGAAAAACTTGCAAAACAATATTCTCAAGATCCTTCTGCCAAAACGAATGGTGGTGACCTTGGATATTTTACGGCGCTTCAAATGGTTTATCCTTTTGAAGATGCTGCCTACAAAACTCCAGTAGGGCAAATTTCTCAGCCAGTAAAAACAAGATTTGGATATCATATTATTCAGGTTAAAGACAAGAGAAAATCTCAAGGACAGGTTAGGGTGGCTCACATCATGGTGAGAGCTACTACCGGCACTGCTGAAGCAGACTCTTTGGCTGCAAAACAAAAAATTGACGAAATCTACGCTAAGGTTCAAAAGGGTGAAGACTGGAATCAATTGACAAATCAGTTTTCTGACGATGTTAACTCTAAATCAAAAGGTGGTGAACTTCCATGGTTTTCTACAGGTCGCATGATCCCTTCTTTTGAAGATGCGGCATTCAAACTTGCTGAAGTTAACCAGGTAAGCAAACCTGTTCAGACTCCTTACGGATGGCATGTAATCAAACTTCTTGAGAAAAAAGGACTTGAGCCTTTCGAAGAACTAGAACCTACATTAAAAGCTAAAGTATCTAAAGATTCAAGATCAGAGTTGAATAAAACCAGACTTATTGAAAGACTGAAGAGAGAAAACAATTTCACAGAAAATGCTAAATCTCTTGAAGTTGCTATCAGCAAAACTGATTCTACTCTACTTGACGGTAAATGGAATTTTACTCCGGATACTAAAAATAATCCTGTGCTTTTCAATGTCGGTAAACAAAACTACACTGTAAACGACTTCCTTACTTTCGTAAAAGAAAAACAAAGACCAAGAAAAAATACATCTACTGCTCAGTATGTGAAAGTGCTTTACAAAGAGTATGCAGATCAGCAATTGCTAGGTTATGAAGAGTCTCACCTTGCTGACAAATATGTAGATTACAAAATGCTTGTTAAAGAATACAGAGACGGTATTCTATTATTCCAGTTAATGGATGAAAAGGTATGGTCAAAAGCAATTGAAGATACTACTGGACTAAAAGGTTATTTCAATCAGAACAGAGATAAATTCAAATGGGACCGAAGAGCTGATGCTGTTATCTTTAATGTGAAAGATAAGGCTACTCTTGATAAATTGAAGGCTGAACTTGCTAAAGGTAAATTTGAAGTAAAAGATCAGAAGTTATCAGCAATTAACTATAAAGCGAATACCTCGGATATTGAAGAATCATATAAAAAAGATCTTGATAAAGTAGTAAGTCAGTTACAGAAAGATAAGCATTTGGTGCTAGAGCTTTCTGCTTCAGCTGAAGCGAAAGAACCAGCTACACTATCTCTCATGAGAGGTGCATCTGTTTATAACTATATCAAATCTAAAGGTGTAGACTCAACACGTATCATCATCAAAGATTTAGGAAAAGGTACTCCTAAGAAAACAGAAGCAGAGAAAAATGCTGACAGAAAAGTAGGGCTTGTTGTTTACTCTACATCAAAGAAATCTCTTGAAAATACTTTCAATCAAAATGCTCCGTTAACTCTTCAGGTAACTGAAGGTAAATTCCAGAAAGGCGATAACGAAGTTCTTAATTCTATAGAGTGGAAAGAAGGAACTTCGCAAATTGAAAAAGACGGAAGAATCTACTTTATCAAAATTAATAAAGTAGAAGAGCCAAGAGCGAAAACTTTCGAAGAATCAAGAGGTCTGGCTATCTCTGACTATCAAACTTACCTTGAGCAAGAGTGGATTAAAGATATGAAGAAAAAATATCCGGTATCCATTAACGAACCTGAGATTCAGAAACTAGTAAAAACAAAGAATTGA
- a CDS encoding ATP-binding protein — MNHKLRIACTKESLKEIRRFVTQTLTDLHLPEIEVNMLVLAVDEICANRIIHSNNCDENLHLNLLISETCDGLTFEISDQGAPFDHTQYSEPDINQLVKEKKKGGLGLMLVNRIMDSIEVFKEKDLTVYRLFKKLTIC, encoded by the coding sequence ATGAATCATAAATTGCGCATAGCTTGTACAAAAGAAAGTCTTAAGGAAATCAGGAGGTTTGTCACTCAAACCCTCACTGATCTTCATTTGCCTGAAATTGAGGTGAATATGCTTGTGCTTGCTGTTGACGAAATTTGTGCAAACCGAATTATCCATTCTAATAACTGCGACGAAAACCTTCACCTTAATCTCCTTATTTCAGAAACCTGTGATGGTCTCACTTTTGAAATTTCAGATCAGGGAGCTCCGTTTGACCATACTCAATATAGCGAGCCTGATATTAATCAGCTTGTAAAAGAAAAGAAAAAAGGTGGATTGGGGCTAATGCTGGTGAATCGTATTATGGATTCTATTGAAGTTTTTAAAGAAAAAGACCTCACTGTATATCGCCTATTTAAAAAATTAACAATTTGTTAA
- a CDS encoding STAS domain-containing protein, with protein MNISIGKEEEIYLIGIEGDLDASSCINLDKAISEAVSAGEKKILIDCTNLNYISSAGLGVFMSYIQDFENNKISMVLFNLSKKVKNVFQILGLDELIQIVDSKEAAKTLINES; from the coding sequence ATGAATATTTCAATTGGGAAAGAAGAGGAAATTTACCTTATAGGAATTGAAGGAGATCTAGATGCCAGTTCATGCATCAATTTAGATAAAGCAATTTCTGAGGCGGTTTCTGCAGGAGAAAAGAAAATTCTTATCGATTGTACCAATCTAAATTACATATCTTCAGCTGGGCTGGGAGTCTTTATGTCTTACATACAGGACTTTGAAAATAACAAAATCTCGATGGTTCTGTTTAATCTAAGTAAGAAGGTAAAAAATGTATTTCAGATTCTGGGCCTCGATGAACTGATACAGATTGTAGATTCGAAAGAAGCAGCGAAGACACTAATAAATGAATCATAA
- a CDS encoding GAF domain-containing SpoIIE family protein phosphatase, whose protein sequence is MSVKGYFKLYLIISIVSWLALVIGDLLTLYSLSHVFDFYLTDFWRNALLTCFFLFTFLLFKINIGQKKSSNFIEMLWQVFIFGATTILISLLVKFMLFLFGTPVFKKNLLFNNLIYHFNIALVTVFLANGFYVWKKMILYQKSKQLNLIWLVFELLALLSMLSNFAYFDIFNFKIYLYAIPLFLFGMILSFNLKWVAFLNYKQKWQSILLIVLIIVIGFTFLQQIYEQHFGTILIIDLAQNLFIGGVSSFILLNCFSALLVLLFNLPTSSVFEQKFGEVMIFQKLSQSIQLGNKEDEVHEILIDSSLSTIFANAGWLEIVDEKGNFKAFINKGISEIDVFEIKKVLRKNHFNIDNQPQYIKDAKSLEHSERIQKLPFKSLLIIPLYSHKQKLGTLVLLKNETDAFDKEMVDIICSFVSQASIAIKNFRLIDEAVATERYQEELKIAKEVQKSLLPQSMIFNINLQITAFTKAADEVGGDYYDFYEYSDKKIAMVIGDVSGNGTSAAFTMAQMKGVFQSLVQSEIPPDEFMVQANKALGRGLEKSSFITLTFLSIDTENQTIEIARAGHCPALFFNSQTSEISYLKSKGLGLGIIRNKDYSKHIEKKKISYNKGDILILYTDGIIEATNDSGEEFGFDKLKNLLYIHHGLNTKEISNLILEKFYEFTGTQALHDDYTFLIIKFV, encoded by the coding sequence ATGTCTGTTAAAGGATATTTTAAACTTTATCTGATAATTTCAATTGTCAGTTGGTTAGCCTTGGTTATAGGAGACCTGCTGACATTATATTCTCTGAGTCATGTTTTTGATTTTTATCTGACTGACTTCTGGAGAAATGCACTTCTTACTTGTTTTTTTCTATTTACGTTCCTTCTGTTTAAAATTAATATTGGTCAGAAAAAGAGCTCTAACTTTATAGAGATGCTCTGGCAGGTATTCATATTCGGAGCAACAACCATTCTTATAAGTCTGCTGGTCAAGTTTATGCTGTTTTTGTTCGGCACGCCTGTCTTTAAGAAGAATCTGCTGTTCAATAATCTCATATACCATTTTAACATAGCCTTGGTAACTGTTTTCCTTGCCAATGGATTTTATGTATGGAAAAAGATGATCCTGTATCAGAAGAGTAAACAGCTCAATTTGATATGGCTCGTGTTCGAATTACTTGCTTTATTAAGCATGTTATCCAATTTTGCCTATTTCGATATCTTTAATTTTAAGATTTACCTATATGCCATTCCGCTTTTCCTTTTCGGAATGATACTCTCTTTTAATCTTAAATGGGTGGCATTTCTGAATTATAAGCAAAAATGGCAGAGTATTTTGCTGATAGTATTGATCATTGTAATCGGCTTTACCTTTTTGCAGCAGATTTATGAGCAACACTTTGGTACAATCCTGATTATAGATCTTGCTCAGAATTTATTTATAGGCGGGGTTTCTTCCTTTATCCTATTGAACTGTTTTTCAGCACTTCTTGTACTATTATTCAACCTCCCAACATCGTCAGTTTTTGAACAGAAGTTTGGAGAGGTAATGATCTTTCAAAAGTTGAGTCAGTCCATTCAGCTTGGAAATAAGGAAGATGAAGTGCATGAAATATTGATTGACAGCAGCTTAAGTACCATTTTTGCCAATGCCGGCTGGCTCGAGATTGTGGATGAAAAAGGCAATTTCAAAGCGTTCATCAACAAGGGGATAAGTGAAATCGATGTTTTCGAAATTAAAAAAGTACTAAGGAAAAATCACTTTAATATTGATAATCAGCCTCAATATATAAAGGATGCGAAAAGTCTGGAGCATTCGGAAAGAATTCAGAAGCTTCCTTTTAAGTCTCTGCTGATCATTCCCTTATACAGCCACAAACAGAAGTTGGGGACACTCGTTTTGCTTAAAAACGAAACCGATGCTTTTGATAAAGAGATGGTGGATATTATCTGCAGTTTTGTGAGTCAGGCGAGTATAGCTATCAAAAACTTCAGGCTGATTGATGAGGCAGTAGCTACGGAAAGGTATCAGGAAGAACTTAAAATCGCCAAAGAAGTACAAAAAAGCCTTCTACCTCAAAGTATGATTTTTAATATCAACTTGCAAATCACAGCTTTCACTAAAGCTGCGGATGAAGTAGGAGGTGATTATTACGATTTTTACGAATATTCCGACAAGAAAATAGCAATGGTAATCGGAGACGTTTCCGGTAACGGAACCTCAGCAGCTTTTACCATGGCACAGATGAAAGGCGTATTCCAAAGTTTGGTCCAGAGCGAAATTCCACCTGACGAATTCATGGTTCAGGCAAATAAGGCTTTGGGAAGAGGATTGGAAAAGTCCTCATTTATTACGCTGACTTTTTTAAGTATCGACACAGAAAACCAAACTATTGAAATCGCGAGAGCAGGCCACTGTCCTGCCTTATTCTTCAATAGTCAAACTAGTGAGATAAGTTATCTGAAAAGCAAAGGTTTAGGACTTGGAATCATAAGAAATAAGGACTATTCCAAACATATAGAAAAGAAGAAGATCAGCTATAATAAAGGGGATATATTGATTCTATATACAGATGGAATTATCGAAGCTACCAATGACTCGGGCGAGGAGTTCGGTTTTGATAAATTAAAAAATCTTTTATATATTCACCACGGCTTAAATACCAAGGAAATCAGCAACTTAATACTCGAAAAGTTCTACGAATTCACAGGAACTCAGGCACTTCACGACGATTATACATTCTTAATAATCAAATTTGTATAA
- the guaB gene encoding IMP dehydrogenase, whose product MSLDSSKFLFEALTYDDVLLLPAFSEILPRETTTVSQLTKNIQINIPLVSSAMDTVTEYEMAIAMAHLGGIGFIHKNMSIEKQADQVKRVKRSESGMILDPITLSEDATLGEALQIMEEFKIGGIPVIKGDGVLAGILTNRDLRFEKTRTKKVSEIMTKENLITANEGTDLLKAEEILQEFKIEKLPVVDKNYKLIGLITYKDILKKKGRPEACKDQFGRLRCGAAVGVTPDLIDRIKALVKAGVDLISLDTAHGHSIYVIQAVEKIKTEFPGLEVVAGNVATGEAALRLAQAGADAVKVGIGPGSICTTRIIAGVGMPQLSAVYESAKAVEKLNVPIIADGGVRFSGDIAKAIAGGASSVMVGSLLAGTEEAPGEVIIYEGRKFKSYRGMGSLEAMEDGSKDRYFQDAEESVKKLVPEGIVGRVPYKGLVSEVIYQMIGGLKAGMGYCGAKDIDALKKAKFVKITAAGVKESHPHDVHITREAPNYSSR is encoded by the coding sequence ATGTCTCTAGATTCTTCTAAATTTCTTTTTGAGGCCTTAACATACGACGACGTATTGTTATTACCTGCGTTCTCGGAAATCCTTCCACGCGAAACTACAACCGTATCTCAACTTACCAAGAATATACAAATCAATATTCCGTTGGTGTCTTCAGCAATGGATACAGTGACTGAATATGAAATGGCAATTGCTATGGCTCACCTGGGAGGTATTGGATTTATTCATAAGAATATGTCTATTGAAAAACAGGCAGATCAGGTAAAAAGAGTAAAGCGTTCAGAAAGCGGTATGATCCTGGATCCTATCACTTTGAGTGAAGATGCTACTCTTGGGGAGGCACTTCAGATTATGGAAGAGTTTAAAATCGGAGGTATTCCTGTTATCAAGGGAGACGGAGTTCTTGCAGGGATTTTAACTAACAGAGATTTAAGATTCGAAAAGACAAGGACTAAGAAGGTCAGTGAGATCATGACCAAAGAAAACCTGATCACTGCAAATGAAGGTACTGATCTTTTAAAGGCTGAAGAAATACTTCAGGAATTCAAGATCGAAAAACTTCCTGTTGTTGACAAAAACTATAAGCTGATCGGACTTATCACTTATAAAGATATACTTAAGAAAAAAGGAAGACCAGAGGCGTGCAAGGATCAGTTTGGAAGATTAAGATGTGGCGCCGCGGTTGGTGTAACTCCTGATCTTATAGACAGAATAAAAGCTCTTGTAAAAGCAGGAGTAGATCTTATAAGTCTTGATACAGCACATGGTCACTCAATATATGTGATCCAGGCTGTAGAAAAAATAAAAACAGAGTTCCCAGGCCTTGAAGTTGTTGCGGGTAACGTAGCTACAGGCGAGGCGGCTCTTCGCCTTGCGCAGGCAGGAGCAGACGCTGTTAAAGTTGGTATAGGTCCGGGTAGTATTTGTACAACTCGTATCATTGCGGGTGTCGGTATGCCTCAGCTTTCTGCAGTGTATGAATCTGCAAAAGCAGTTGAAAAATTGAATGTGCCAATCATTGCCGATGGTGGTGTGAGATTCTCCGGAGATATTGCTAAAGCGATTGCCGGTGGTGCAAGCAGTGTAATGGTTGGTTCTTTACTGGCTGGAACAGAAGAAGCTCCCGGTGAAGTAATCATTTATGAAGGAAGAAAATTCAAGTCGTACAGAGGTATGGGGTCTCTTGAAGCTATGGAAGATGGGTCAAAAGACAGATATTTCCAGGATGCTGAGGAGTCAGTGAAGAAACTTGTCCCTGAAGGGATCGTTGGAAGGGTACCATATAAAGGCCTGGTATCGGAAGTTATCTATCAGATGATAGGCGGGCTAAAAGCCGGGATGGGATATTGTGGAGCAAAAGATATTGACGCTCTTAAGAAAGCTAAATTCGTAAAAATTACAGCTGCCGGCGTTAAAGAAAGCCATCCGCATGATGTTCATATTACAAGAGAGGCTCCAAACTATAGTTCCAGATAA
- the moeB gene encoding molybdopterin-synthase adenylyltransferase MoeB, which produces MFSSEELRRYNRHIILPEFGMEGQQKLKTAKVAVIGAGGLGCPVLMYLAAAGIGTLGIIDGDIIEESNLQRQVLYSQEDVRKSKAETAAAKLKKSNPYINVIAIEERLTSDNALEILKNYDIIVDGTDNFSTRYLSNDASIILNKPLVSASIFKFEGQLSVYNYKGGPSYRCLFSEPPAPGEMPSCSEVGVIGVLPGVIGSLQANEVIKIITGIGEPLSGKLLIFDLLSLRSSTISFQRNEENFAITSLGNYDFSCELPELEFEPGYKELTVQELKAKLDKKDQIFLLDVREEYEYEICNLGGKLIPVSRIQQQVDQIPENIPVVVYCHLGMRSAMVVKFLTEEFGFKNLYNLEGGIHAWSKQIDSNVPVY; this is translated from the coding sequence ATGTTCAGCAGCGAAGAACTAAGAAGATATAACAGGCACATCATCCTGCCTGAGTTTGGAATGGAAGGGCAACAGAAACTGAAGACTGCAAAAGTTGCAGTCATCGGCGCTGGTGGATTGGGTTGTCCTGTTTTGATGTACTTAGCTGCTGCAGGTATTGGTACATTGGGTATTATTGATGGAGATATCATTGAAGAAAGTAATCTCCAGCGTCAGGTCTTATACAGCCAGGAAGATGTTCGAAAATCAAAAGCTGAAACTGCAGCTGCAAAATTAAAGAAATCAAATCCATATATTAACGTCATTGCAATTGAGGAAAGACTTACTTCCGATAATGCATTGGAAATTCTTAAGAATTACGACATCATTGTTGATGGAACAGATAACTTTTCTACAAGGTATCTTTCAAATGATGCGTCAATTATCCTGAACAAACCGCTGGTGTCTGCTTCTATCTTTAAATTTGAAGGGCAACTCTCGGTATACAATTATAAAGGTGGCCCATCTTATCGTTGTCTTTTTTCCGAGCCGCCTGCGCCTGGGGAGATGCCTTCGTGCTCAGAAGTAGGAGTAATAGGAGTATTGCCAGGAGTAATAGGTTCTTTACAGGCCAATGAAGTAATTAAAATCATTACAGGAATCGGAGAACCTCTTTCCGGAAAATTATTAATATTTGATCTGCTTAGCTTAAGGTCGTCAACTATTTCATTTCAGAGAAACGAAGAAAACTTTGCTATTACTAGTCTTGGTAATTATGATTTCAGCTGTGAATTACCTGAGCTTGAATTTGAGCCAGGTTATAAAGAGCTGACCGTTCAGGAGTTGAAAGCAAAGTTGGATAAAAAGGACCAGATCTTTTTGCTTGACGTGAGGGAAGAATATGAATATGAGATCTGCAATCTTGGTGGTAAGCTTATTCCTGTTAGCAGAATTCAGCAGCAGGTGGATCAGATTCCAGAGAATATACCTGTAGTAGTATATTGTCACTTGGGAATGAGAAGTGCTATGGTAGTTAAGTTTTTAACAGAGGAGTTTGGATTTAAAAATTTATATAACCTGGAAGGAGGGATTCACGCCTGGTCCAAACAAATTGATTCAAATGTACCAGTGTATTGA